Genomic segment of Chloroflexota bacterium:
CCCCACAGGCCGCGATAGTGATGCGCCCAGGCTTGAGGATGGTCGGGCGAAGAATCATGCATCTCCGGCAGGAGGCGGGCGTCCCAGAGTTTGCCGCCGCCGGGGCCGATCCTGAGTCCATCGCCGCGCGCATAATCCACAAACGGCACGACGAGGACGCCCGAAGCTTTGTCGCGCTCGGCTTCTTCGCTGGAGAGGCCGCCCTGCCGGAGCGTGTCGCGCCAGAATTTTTCGACGACGCGAAAGATGCGAGTGAACGGCCCGCTGAAAGGCAAAGCCACTTCGTGCATGTATTCGCCGGGCGAGAAGTAGGAGGCGTGTGATCCGGCCCCGGCAAAAATGATCGGGTGGTCGCCGTCGCGTTTAAGTTCGGCGTCGTCCCAGCGGCGGCGCAGGTCGTCGCCGGTGAAGTCGTGTGAGGCGTAGGCCACCCACTGCGGCGTCAGGTCGTCGGCCAGGTAAATAATGATCTGCTCCCAGTCCGACTCGTGATCGTTGACGCCGTGAAAGCTGGAGCGCCAGTCGTTCATCGGATAGAAGAACCAATATTGCAGACAAACGTAACCGGCGTCGCGAACGACCCGGCCATAGTAAACGTACTTTTCTTCCTGAGTTTGAAACCGCTGATAGGCATCGGCGGCGGCGGCGGCGGTGCCGCCGGGCACGCGCCCGCGCAGAATGAGAGTGATACTGAAGAGCGCGTCCACGATGCGCGAAATCAGCCCTACGCGGGCCAGCCGCCCGCGCGAGCGATGAAAGGCGCGCCCGTGTTTGGCCAGGAAGCGGGCGGCTTCCAGCGGGGTGAGCGACTCGACAAAGCGCAGGTAGTGGACGGTGCCGTGCGGCGCGGGGCGCGGGGCGGCCAGCTTCGCCAACGTCAGTTTTGTTTCTGGAACCAGACAGGCCGGCGGCTGGTCGGGGCGGGTTTCCCACAACGAACATTCGGCCACGTAACGATCAATGTCCATCGGGAAAAAATGCTCACCCTGAGTGAAACGGATGACGGGTTCAAAGCGGCGGAGCAGATCGAGATCGTTCATTTCCCAAACGGCCCTTCAAACGACGTGAGTTGTGCTTTGTAGAGAATTTGCGCTTCGCGCTGATTGAGGGCGAACACGACGACCACAGCCACCATCATCGCCACGTAGAATGACATATCGGCGTGCTTGTTGAAGTAGGCCTCGAGGGCCAGGATCAGAATTGCGCCTTCGAGGGTGAGGGCCGCTGTCCAGGCCCAGGGCCGCAGGCGGCGCAGACCCACGCCGATGAGCACCGAGGCCACGCCCAACACCAGCCAGGTTCCGGTGAAGAACCAGAGCGACAGCCCGGCCTGCAAATGGCCGCGCGGGTCAAAGGCCATCAGTTCGGGCCGCTGGCCGACGTTGAAAACGTAGAGGGCGAAGTAGGTGAGGAACATTGCGCCCTGGCCGAACATGAGGAGCACCAACAGCAGAATTTCTCGACGACGCTTCAACATCGCAATTCCTTTCGACGCTGGATGCCGGCTATCTTAACCCGTCAGCGTCTTTGTGGCAACTCAACCGTTGCACCCCTGGGCCAGCGTCACGGCAAACTTGACGTACTCTTGCGCCACCACGATGATGCCGATGTCGGTCGCCCACCAGTGAGCGGGGTCGAACCACGACGGGCTGGCGGCCACCGCAATCACGTCCAGTTCGGGCGCGGCCCGGTTGAACAGCCACTGCGCCCGCCGGGTGTGAAACGGATCGGTGACGAGGATGACGCGCTTCGAGTCCCCGGGCAGGGCCGCCAATGTCAGCCGGGCGTCGTCGCATGTTGTTTGGCTCTCGGTCAACTGAATGATGGCCGGAGGCGGCACCCCCCGCGACTCTAACTCATCGGCGGCCAGCCCGGCGGCGGTGAGTTCAGCGAGGCCGGGGAGGTGAATCTCGCCGCCAGTGGTTATTACCAGCGGCGCGTAGCCTTGAGTGAACAGCCGCGCCCCGGTCGCTTCGCGGTCGCCAATGCCGCCGCCCAGCACCACGATGGCATCTGCCTGTTGTAGCGGTTCGTCCACAATTAGCGCCTGCGCCAGGAGGGGCAACCAGAGCGAGTGGAAGGTGAGGGCCAGCGCCAGGGTCAACATCAAACCGGCGCTGGCCCGGCGCAGGGCGCGTTTGGGGACGAGGATGTAGTCGTCGGGGTTGAGGGCAGAAGGCATGAGGGTATTGTAGTCCAAGTAGAAGGGCAACGGATTTGGCGAATTTACGGATCAGAATCCGTGTAATTCGCCAAATCCTTTGTCTCCAAACAAAAAGACTCTCGCTTCTGAGAGTCTTTTTGTTTCATCAAGATGCTTGTGCGTTACGGCAGAGCCGTGACGATAAAATCGTCGAAGCGGATTTCGCCGTTGGCTTCCTGATCCGTCCAGGCAAACAGGCCCACATCGCCTTTGCCATATTCGGAATCAGAGGCGGAGGCGATGATCTTGCCGCCCACGTACAGGGTGATGGCGCCGCCGCCACAGTCAATCCCAACCTGGTAAGAGGAGGCGTCTTTGGTGATGTCGTCCGATGTGCCCCACTGGTTATCGTTTGTCAGAAAGAAGTCTTCCTGGCCAGGGACGGTTTTGGCAATGGCATAGAATCCCTGAGTGTCAATACCTGCATAGTAGTAGTGCGAGTCGTCCTGATAGTTGCAGATGATACCGAAGGAGGTGTCGGCCTTGCCGCCCGTGTTCTTGGCTGTCACTTCGATGTGGACGTTCTCGAAGCTTTCTTCGGTGTTGCCCCACACGTACCACTGGTCGGTGAAAACCTTCATCACGTATTCACCATCAATATATTCTACTGCGGCGTTGCCGCTACCTTCGTCCGCGGTGAACGTGCTCCAACCACTGCTCGAATTGGAGAAGTCGTCCTTGAGCAATGCAGGCACTTCAGTGGGGCCGGCTGGGGTGGGGTTTCCCCCACTTAGCGCCGAGCAGGCCAGAGCGGCCAGAGTCAGCGCCATAATGGGGACAATCAAAAGTTTGTTGCGCATCATTTCTCTCCTGAGTAAGTAGAAAAAGCCGCGTGCTATAATCGGCGGCATGTTGGTATGGCCGGGAATTGTCACATATTATCGCGAATATCTCAAGATAGACGAACGGGCTACGCCCGTCACTTTGCTGGAAGGCAATACTCCCCTTATTTCGGCGGCGCGGCTGGCCGCCGAAATTGCTCCCAACTTTGACCTTTATCTCAAGTATGAAGGTCTGAACCCGACCGGTTCTTTCAAGGATCGAGGGATGACGGCGGCCATCACCCAGGCCGTCTTCGAGGGAGCAAAGACCACCATTTGCGCCAGCACCGGCAACACTGCCGCTGCCGCCGCCGCTTACTCGGCCCGGGCCGGACTGCGTTGCATCGTGCTGGTTCCGCAGGGCAAAGTAGCCGCCGGGAAGATCGCCGGGGCGCTGGCTTACGGCGCGGAAGTGATCGCCATCAACGGTTCGTTCGACGACGCGCTGCGAATGGTGCGCGAGATTTCCGAACAGCGGCCTGTCGCCCTCGTCAACTCTATTAACCCTTATCGTCTCGAAGGCCAGAAAACGGCGGCCTTTGAAATTTGCGATGCTCTCCGAAAAGCGCCCAACTGGTTGTGCCTGCCTGTCGGCAACGCAGGCAACATCAGCGCCTACTGGCTGGGATTCAAAGAATATCATGCCGCCGGAAAAATTTCGTCGCGACCACACATGCTCGGGGCACAGGCAACCGGGGCCGCCCCACTCGTCGTCGGCCACCCCGTCGAACACCCGGAGACGGTCGCCACCGCGATTCGCATTGGCCGCCCGGCGCGCGGCGAGCAGGCCCTCGAAGCCGCCGAAGAGTCCGACGGGCGCATCATCGCCGTGACCGACGATCAGATTTTGGCGATGTGGCGGCGGCTGGCGCGTGAGGGCGTGTTCGTGGAACCGGCCTCTGCCGCCGGGCTGGCCGGCTTTGCTAAAGAAGTGCGCGAGGGCCGACTCGATCCCGTCGGCCAAACCGTCGTCGCCGTCGTCACCGGTCACGGCCTCAAAGACCCGGATGCGGTGACCAGCCGCGCGCCCGAAATCAAAATCATCCCGGCGGAACTTGAAGCATTGAAGCTAATTCTCTAATTCTCCAATTTCAAGATTAGAGAATTAGAGAATTGGAGAATTATGCCCTCCCGCGTCCGCGTTCTCGTCCCTGCTTCCACTGCCAACCTCGGCCCCGGCTTCGACTGCCTGGGGCTGGCCCTCAGTCTTTACAACACGGTGGAGATGACGGCGCTCGGCCCGGCTGAGGGTTTGCAGGTTGAGATTAAAGGCGAAGGTGCAGATCGCCTTAGCCCGGATGAAAACAACTTGATCGTCCGCGCGGCCAACGCCGTTTGGGAGAAGATCGGTCACGGGCCGGTGGGAGTCACGATCAAAGCTCACAACGGCATTCCACTTGGATCAGGGATGGGGTCGAGCGCGGCGGCAGTGGTGGCCGGGTTGGCCGCCGCCAACGCCCTGACCGGCGGCCCCTTGTCCCGCTCCGATTTGCTTCGACTCGCCTATCAACTTGAAGGCCATCCCGACAACGCGGCGGCGGCCTTATTCGGCGGGTTGACGATGGTGAGCGCGACCGGCGACGAGTTGCTACACGCCACGCTCGAAGTGCCGCCGCTCAAAGTGGCAATTGCTTTGCCGAGCGTTCGGCTCTCGAC
This window contains:
- a CDS encoding homoserine kinase; its protein translation is MPSRVRVLVPASTANLGPGFDCLGLALSLYNTVEMTALGPAEGLQVEIKGEGADRLSPDENNLIVRAANAVWEKIGHGPVGVTIKAHNGIPLGSGMGSSAAAVVAGLAAANALTGGPLSRSDLLRLAYQLEGHPDNAAAALFGGLTMVSATGDELLHATLEVPPLKVAIALPSVRLSTIEAREALPKNVPLKDAVFNIGRAAFVVRALQSGDYEMLGFAMTDKLHQPYRRKLIPGFDAAVQAARTAGASAVALSGAGPSLAAFAPDHHWEIANAMKAAFESSGVTCRAFVLPVDRQGVQISVVG
- a CDS encoding YdcF family protein, which translates into the protein MPSALNPDDYILVPKRALRRASAGLMLTLALALTFHSLWLPLLAQALIVDEPLQQADAIVVLGGGIGDREATGARLFTQGYAPLVITTGGEIHLPGLAELTAAGLAADELESRGVPPPAIIQLTESQTTCDDARLTLAALPGDSKRVILVTDPFHTRRAQWLFNRAAPELDVIAVAASPSWFDPAHWWATDIGIIVVAQEYVKFAVTLAQGCNG
- a CDS encoding threonine synthase is translated as MVWPGIVTYYREYLKIDERATPVTLLEGNTPLISAARLAAEIAPNFDLYLKYEGLNPTGSFKDRGMTAAITQAVFEGAKTTICASTGNTAAAAAAYSARAGLRCIVLVPQGKVAAGKIAGALAYGAEVIAINGSFDDALRMVREISEQRPVALVNSINPYRLEGQKTAAFEICDALRKAPNWLCLPVGNAGNISAYWLGFKEYHAAGKISSRPHMLGAQATGAAPLVVGHPVEHPETVATAIRIGRPARGEQALEAAEESDGRIIAVTDDQILAMWRRLAREGVFVEPASAAGLAGFAKEVREGRLDPVGQTVVAVVTGHGLKDPDAVTSRAPEIKIIPAELEALKLIL